The Gemmatimonadota bacterium genome segment ACGTACTCGTAACAGGTGCTGCGGGATTTATTGGATTTCATCTCTCCAGGCGACTGCTCGAAATGGGGCATTCGGTGGTCGGATTGGACAACGTGAACGACTATTACAACACCCAGCTCAAAGAAGACCGCCTATCCA includes the following:
- a CDS encoding NAD-dependent epimerase/dehydratase family protein, with the protein product MPDIARHVLVTGAAGFIGFHLSRRLLEMGHSVVGLDNVNDYYNTQLKEDRLS